One region of Oxalobacteraceae bacterium OTU3CAMAD1 genomic DNA includes:
- a CDS encoding PAS domain-containing methyl-accepting chemotaxis protein — protein sequence MSVLDAINRSQALIEFDLEGNVTHANQNFLDAMGYTLEEIVGKHHRMFCTPEFAASDGYRDLWLELAAGRPSSGEYMRLNKSGAPVWLQASYNPVIGPDGKPFKVIKFATDITEQTLRNADFEGKMIAVDRAQAEIEFDLTGRILHANDNFLKTMGYERDEVVGKHHSIFCESAFSRSHEYRSFWSHLAQGEFHAGEFKRIGKQGNAIWIQATYNPIFGADGKPFKVVKFATDITAEKMRNANFEGRNQAVDRVQAVIEFDLHGKVLSANDNFLAVMGYSLDEVRGQHHRMFCDPAFIHSPEYVAFWERLGRGEFNAGEYRRVTKSGKEVWILASYNPIFDADGKPVKVVKFATDITKQKMLSAETKGKLDALGRSQAVIEFDMRGNIISVNDNFLRTMGYVEEEVMGQHHSMFCDGELIKSAEYRNFWANLGQGEFQAGRFKRVGKHGAEIWILATYNPILDINGKAYKVVKFAMDVTEQVNREEMVTQKVKAISGVLGELTLSIAGIAQGSQQSAGLAGQTQSEAADGSKLLARSKDAIVAIQQSSGAVHEIIDTISDIAGQTHLLAFNAAIEAARAGEHGYGFSVVANEVRKLAEKSALATREIAKLINETVNRVGEGTRLSGDVEAAFERIVQSVAKTSASIDQIHASTSAQAAATQDASSLLTELESMATER from the coding sequence ATGTCGGTGCTCGACGCCATCAACCGCAGCCAGGCGCTGATCGAATTCGATCTGGAGGGCAATGTCACCCACGCCAACCAGAACTTCCTCGACGCCATGGGTTACACCTTGGAAGAAATCGTCGGCAAGCACCACCGCATGTTTTGCACCCCGGAATTCGCCGCGTCCGACGGGTATCGCGACCTGTGGCTGGAGCTGGCGGCGGGCCGCCCCAGCAGCGGCGAATACATGCGCCTGAACAAAAGCGGCGCGCCGGTATGGTTGCAGGCCTCGTACAATCCCGTCATCGGTCCCGACGGCAAGCCGTTCAAGGTGATCAAGTTCGCCACCGACATCACCGAGCAGACCTTGCGCAACGCCGACTTCGAGGGCAAGATGATCGCCGTCGACCGCGCGCAGGCCGAGATCGAATTCGACCTGACCGGCCGCATTCTGCACGCCAACGACAACTTCCTCAAGACCATGGGCTACGAGCGCGACGAGGTGGTCGGCAAGCACCACTCTATCTTCTGCGAGAGCGCGTTCAGCCGTTCGCACGAGTACCGCAGCTTCTGGTCCCATCTGGCCCAGGGCGAATTCCACGCCGGCGAGTTCAAACGTATCGGCAAGCAAGGCAACGCCATCTGGATCCAGGCGACCTACAACCCCATCTTCGGCGCCGACGGCAAGCCGTTCAAGGTGGTCAAGTTCGCCACCGACATCACGGCCGAGAAAATGCGCAACGCCAACTTCGAAGGCAGGAACCAAGCGGTCGACCGGGTCCAGGCCGTCATCGAATTCGACTTGCACGGCAAGGTGCTGTCGGCCAACGACAACTTCCTGGCCGTCATGGGCTACTCGCTCGACGAGGTGCGCGGCCAGCACCACCGCATGTTTTGCGACCCCGCCTTCATTCACTCGCCCGAGTATGTGGCGTTCTGGGAACGCCTCGGACGCGGCGAGTTCAACGCCGGCGAGTACCGGCGCGTCACCAAATCGGGCAAGGAAGTGTGGATCCTGGCGTCGTACAACCCGATCTTCGACGCCGACGGCAAACCGGTGAAGGTGGTCAAGTTCGCCACCGACATCACCAAGCAAAAAATGCTCAGCGCCGAGACCAAGGGCAAGCTCGACGCGCTGGGCCGCTCGCAGGCGGTCATCGAATTCGACATGCGCGGCAACATCATCTCGGTCAACGACAACTTCCTGCGCACCATGGGCTATGTGGAAGAGGAAGTGATGGGCCAACACCACAGCATGTTCTGCGACGGCGAACTGATCAAGAGCGCGGAGTACCGGAATTTCTGGGCCAACCTCGGCCAGGGGGAATTCCAGGCGGGCCGCTTCAAGCGGGTCGGCAAGCACGGCGCCGAGATCTGGATCCTGGCCACCTACAACCCGATTCTCGACATCAACGGCAAGGCCTACAAAGTGGTCAAGTTCGCCATGGACGTAACCGAGCAGGTCAACCGCGAGGAAATGGTCACGCAAAAGGTCAAAGCCATCTCCGGCGTGCTGGGCGAGCTGACCTTGTCGATCGCCGGCATCGCGCAGGGCTCGCAGCAAAGCGCCGGCCTGGCCGGCCAGACCCAGTCCGAGGCGGCCGACGGCAGCAAACTGCTGGCGCGCTCCAAGGACGCGATCGTCGCCATCCAGCAATCGTCGGGCGCGGTGCATGAAATCATCGACACCATCAGCGACATCGCCGGCCAAACCCACCTGCTGGCGTTCAACGCCGCGATCGAGGCCGCGCGCGCCGGCGAGCATGGCTACGGCTTCTCGGTGGTCGCCAACGAGGTGCGCAAGCTGGCGGAAAAATCGGCGCTGGCCACGCGCGAGATCGCCAAGCTGATCAACGAGACCGTCAACCGGGTCGGCGAAGGCACGCGGCTGTCGGGCGACGTCGAGGCCGCGTTCGAGCGCATCGTGCAGTCGGTCGCCAAGACCAGCGCGTCGATCGACCAGATCCACGCGTCGACGTCGGCGCAGGCGGCGGCGACGCAGGACGCCTCATCGTTGCTGACGGAGCTGGAGAGCATGGCCACGGAGCGCTAA
- a CDS encoding DSD1 family PLP-dependent enzyme, with translation MSALTGLNTPAAIIDVPRMQRNIARMQTRMDKMEVNFRPHIKTSKSEPVTAMQLAAGARGITVSTLLEAERFFEAGTTDILYAVGMVGSKLPQAMALRQRGCDLKIITDSLASAETIVRFGKQHGMQFEVWIEIDSDGHRSGIRPELDTLIEVGRHLHEGGMLLGGVMTHAGASYELDDPIKLVAMAEQERKACVGAAERLRAAGLPCANVSIGSTPTALSAQSFDGVTEVRAGVYVFFDLVMHNIGVCAMDEIALSVLTTVIGHQEEKGWAIVDAGWMAMSRDRGTQKQKQDFGYGQVCDIDGRPIAGYVLSGANQEHGILSLRPDLDGVDGEIAARFPIGTQLRILPNHACATGAQYPEYHGLDSDGGIARWPRLHGW, from the coding sequence ATGTCGGCGCTTACCGGTCTCAACACGCCTGCGGCCATCATCGATGTCCCGCGCATGCAACGCAACATCGCGCGCATGCAAACCAGGATGGACAAGATGGAAGTCAACTTCCGTCCCCACATCAAGACCAGCAAGAGCGAGCCCGTGACGGCCATGCAACTGGCCGCCGGGGCGCGGGGCATCACGGTCTCCACCTTGCTGGAGGCGGAACGGTTCTTCGAGGCCGGCACCACCGATATCCTGTACGCGGTCGGCATGGTGGGCAGCAAGCTGCCGCAGGCGATGGCCTTGCGCCAGCGCGGCTGCGACCTGAAAATCATCACCGACAGCCTGGCCTCGGCCGAGACCATCGTGCGCTTCGGCAAGCAACACGGCATGCAATTCGAAGTCTGGATCGAGATCGATAGCGACGGCCACCGGTCCGGCATTCGGCCCGAGCTCGACACCTTGATCGAAGTCGGGCGCCACCTGCATGAAGGCGGCATGCTGCTGGGCGGCGTGATGACGCACGCGGGTGCCAGCTACGAGCTCGACGATCCGATAAAGCTCGTCGCCATGGCCGAGCAGGAGCGCAAGGCTTGCGTCGGCGCGGCCGAACGGTTGCGCGCCGCAGGCCTGCCCTGCGCAAACGTCAGCATCGGCTCGACGCCTACCGCGTTGTCGGCGCAGTCATTCGACGGCGTGACCGAGGTGCGCGCCGGCGTCTATGTGTTTTTCGATTTGGTGATGCACAACATCGGCGTGTGCGCGATGGACGAGATCGCGCTGAGCGTGCTGACCACGGTGATCGGCCATCAGGAGGAAAAAGGCTGGGCCATCGTCGATGCCGGCTGGATGGCCATGAGCCGAGACCGTGGCACGCAAAAACAGAAACAGGATTTCGGCTACGGCCAGGTGTGCGACATCGATGGCAGGCCGATCGCCGGCTATGTGCTCAGCGGCGCCAACCAGGAGCACGGCATCCTGTCGCTACGCCCCGACCTCGATGGCGTCGATGGCGAGATCGCCGCGCGCTTTCCTATCGGCACCCAGTTGCGCATCCTGCCCAACCACGCCTGCGCCACCGGCGCGCAATATCCGGAATACCACGGGCTCGACAGCGACGGCGGCATCGCCCGCTGGCCCCGCTTGCACGGCTGGTGA